From Halanaerobiales bacterium:
AGAAATGGTAATGCCTGGAGATAATGTAGAGATGGAAGTAGAATTAATTACACCAATAGCAATGGAAGAAGGACTTCGTTTTGCTATTCGTGAAGGTGGCCATACAGTTGGTGCTGGTGCTGTAACTGAGATTATTGAGTAAATATATAATTAAATCCTCTTTAAAAATGCTGATTTAA
This genomic window contains:
- the tuf gene encoding elongation factor Tu (EF-Tu; promotes GTP-dependent binding of aminoacyl-tRNA to the A-site of ribosomes during protein biosynthesis; when the tRNA anticodon matches the mRNA codon, GTP hydrolysis results; the inactive EF-Tu-GDP leaves the ribosome and release of GDP is promoted by elongation factor Ts; many prokaryotes have two copies of the gene encoding EF-Tu) is translated as EMVMPGDNVEMEVELITPIAMEEGLRFAIREGGHTVGAGAVTEIIE